The Halorientalis sp. IM1011 genome window below encodes:
- a CDS encoding HEWD family protein, with amino-acid sequence MAEVIPPTERICERCGRHDRWDEDSDTWAIATEDDGKAVGNPHCLHEWDINGDYNPFEE; translated from the coding sequence ATGGCAGAGGTCATCCCACCGACGGAACGGATCTGCGAGCGCTGTGGCCGTCACGACCGCTGGGACGAGGACAGCGATACGTGGGCCATCGCGACCGAGGACGACGGGAAGGCGGTCGGCAACCCCCACTGCCTCCACGAGTGGGACATCAACGGCGATTACAACCCCTTCGAGGAGTGA
- a CDS encoding TraB/GumN family protein, which produces MSERSAPTPSDPSAPSGEGNVTVVGTAHVSEDSVREVEETIAERQPDVVAVELDDGRYRQLKGETPDDLDPSDLLGGNTVFQFLAYWMLSYVQARLGDQFDVDPGADMMAAVETAEDHGLGIALVDRDIQMTIQRFWARLTGLEKLKLLGGLLAGVADPIVAGMTVGFTLGVFLAIPLELLVGPLLLGGVGFVPILLVGILDGLALAVTIGLAVGMPLALLLTGSGEEEDIEELDMSEMTDTDVVSAMMEEFRRFSPGGAEALIDERDAYIAHNLVQLREAGYSVVAVVGAGHRAGIEEYLDHPETLPPMESLVGTESGGRFSLFKLFGYLFTLGFLAIFALLVLAVATGVEGISTGLLIQIFGSWFLVNGIIAFLLAKLAGAHWQSATVGGAVAWLTSLNPLLAPGWFAGYVELRYTSVNVGDINTLNQILDDEQAPVRDLFARMHGVPLFRLILIVAMTNVGSMIASALFGVVLLPYFFAEIGSTGEVVRLMAQGAENSARLLWGLVA; this is translated from the coding sequence ATGAGCGAACGGTCGGCACCGACGCCGTCGGATCCGTCGGCCCCGTCAGGGGAGGGGAACGTGACGGTGGTTGGGACCGCCCACGTCTCCGAGGACAGCGTCCGCGAGGTCGAAGAGACCATCGCCGAGCGACAGCCGGACGTGGTCGCCGTCGAACTCGACGATGGACGATATCGCCAGCTCAAAGGCGAGACGCCCGACGATCTGGATCCGAGCGACCTGCTCGGGGGGAACACGGTCTTCCAGTTTCTGGCCTACTGGATGCTCTCCTACGTGCAGGCCCGACTGGGCGACCAGTTCGACGTGGATCCCGGCGCGGACATGATGGCAGCGGTGGAGACCGCGGAGGACCACGGGCTTGGGATCGCGCTGGTCGACCGCGACATCCAGATGACCATCCAGCGATTCTGGGCCCGCCTCACCGGACTGGAGAAACTCAAGTTACTGGGCGGATTGCTGGCTGGCGTCGCCGATCCGATCGTCGCCGGCATGACCGTCGGGTTCACGCTGGGCGTCTTCCTCGCGATCCCGCTAGAGTTGCTCGTCGGGCCATTACTACTGGGTGGCGTCGGGTTCGTCCCGATCCTACTCGTCGGTATTCTCGACGGACTGGCGCTCGCAGTGACCATCGGCCTCGCCGTCGGGATGCCGCTGGCACTCTTGCTCACAGGGTCGGGCGAGGAAGAAGACATCGAGGAACTCGACATGTCCGAGATGACGGACACGGACGTGGTGTCGGCGATGATGGAGGAGTTCCGCCGCTTCTCGCCCGGCGGAGCCGAGGCACTGATCGACGAACGGGACGCCTACATCGCCCACAATCTCGTCCAGTTGCGGGAGGCCGGCTACTCGGTGGTCGCTGTCGTCGGCGCGGGTCACCGCGCGGGGATCGAGGAGTACCTCGATCATCCCGAGACCCTCCCGCCGATGGAATCGCTGGTCGGTACCGAGTCGGGCGGTCGGTTCTCGCTGTTCAAGCTCTTTGGCTACCTGTTCACGCTCGGCTTTCTGGCCATCTTCGCCCTGCTGGTGCTGGCGGTCGCGACCGGCGTCGAGGGCATCTCGACCGGCCTGTTGATCCAGATCTTCGGCTCGTGGTTCCTCGTCAACGGGATCATCGCGTTCCTGCTGGCGAAACTCGCCGGCGCACACTGGCAGAGCGCCACGGTCGGCGGGGCGGTCGCCTGGCTGACAAGCCTCAACCCGCTGCTTGCCCCGGGCTGGTTCGCCGGCTACGTCGAACTCCGGTACACCTCGGTCAACGTCGGCGACATCAACACGCTCAACCAGATCCTTGACGACGAGCAGGCACCGGTCAGGGACCTGTTCGCCCGGATGCACGGGGTCCCCCTCTTCAGACTGATCCTGATCGTCGCGATGACCAACGTCGGGAGCATGATCGCCAGCGCGCTGTTCGGCGTGGTCTTGCTGCCGTACTTCTTCGCCGAGATCGGATCGACCGGCGAGGTCGTCCGGCTGATGGCCCAGGGTGCCGAGAACAGCGCTCGCCTGCTGTGGGGGCTGGTCGCGTGA
- the purM gene encoding phosphoribosylformylglycinamidine cyclo-ligase: MTEDADDGMTYAEAGVDIDQSEAATAALIGATEGFEGDFAGLLDIGDRYLALAADGVGTKLLVAEAIDDYSTIGIDCIAMNVNDLVAAGVRPVAFVDYLAVAEPDDETSEQIGEGLAEGADRASVELVGGETAVMPEVVKGLDIAGTCAGLAEKGALFPGEAEAGDALVGFPSSGIHSNGLTLARKAVTKNHEYTDPFPPNPDRSIAEELLEPTRLYTDLLDPLREHDTHAAAHVTGGGWGNLTRMGEFRYEITDPFEAQPVFEFVQQEGNVTDEEMHRTFNMGTGFVAALDPADAEAVTAETDGRIIGEVQDGEEAVAIRGLEL, from the coding sequence ATGACCGAGGACGCTGACGACGGGATGACCTACGCCGAGGCCGGGGTGGACATCGATCAGAGCGAGGCAGCGACGGCTGCCCTGATCGGCGCGACCGAGGGGTTCGAGGGTGACTTCGCCGGCCTGCTCGACATCGGCGACCGCTACCTGGCGCTGGCCGCCGACGGCGTCGGGACGAAACTCCTCGTGGCCGAGGCCATCGACGACTACTCGACCATCGGCATCGACTGCATCGCGATGAACGTCAACGATCTCGTGGCGGCGGGGGTGCGCCCCGTCGCCTTCGTCGACTACCTCGCCGTCGCCGAACCCGACGACGAGACCAGCGAACAGATCGGCGAGGGACTGGCGGAGGGTGCCGACCGCGCGAGCGTCGAACTCGTCGGCGGAGAGACGGCGGTGATGCCCGAAGTCGTGAAGGGGCTGGACATCGCCGGGACCTGCGCCGGACTGGCCGAGAAGGGTGCGCTGTTCCCGGGCGAGGCCGAGGCCGGCGACGCCCTCGTGGGCTTTCCCTCCAGCGGCATCCACTCGAACGGCCTGACCCTCGCTCGCAAGGCAGTCACGAAAAATCACGAGTACACCGATCCGTTCCCGCCGAATCCGGATCGCTCCATCGCCGAGGAACTGCTGGAACCGACCCGGCTCTACACCGACCTGCTCGATCCGCTCCGGGAGCACGATACCCACGCCGCGGCACACGTCACCGGCGGTGGATGGGGGAACCTCACCCGGATGGGCGAGTTCCGCTACGAGATTACGGACCCGTTCGAGGCCCAGCCGGTCTTCGAGTTCGTCCAGCAGGAAGGGAACGTCACCGACGAGGAGATGCACCGGACATTCAACATGGGTACCGGGTTCGTGGCGGCGCTGGATCCTGCGGACGCCGAAGCGGTGACAGCGGAGACGGACGGCCGCATTATCGGGGAAGTGCAGGACGGTGAGGAAGCGGTCGCGATTCGCGGGCTGGAGCTCTAA
- a CDS encoding MBL fold metallo-hydrolase: protein MTVHFEDCRLDWLGYATVRIEGPHGTVVYLDPGRYGVLDDYAETDGDLVCVSHIHHYDTDGIGRVARDDATVLVHEAVHHSETDRDVTPVRDLPYDTRRVDDELDDLIDDVIVRTTAAYNHPDGPHTRPDGTPIHPEGTGCGFLLDFDGTTVFWTGDTDVLEGHAELDVDLLLAPIGGTFTMDREAAADLAEAMDPGLVVPIHYDTFPEIEADAEAFADDLDTRGVPVSLDADVGKR from the coding sequence ATGACCGTCCACTTCGAAGACTGTCGCCTCGACTGGCTGGGCTACGCGACCGTCCGGATCGAAGGCCCCCACGGAACCGTCGTCTACCTCGACCCCGGCCGGTACGGCGTGCTGGACGACTACGCAGAGACCGACGGGGACCTCGTCTGCGTCAGTCACATCCACCACTACGACACCGACGGAATCGGGCGCGTGGCCCGCGATGACGCGACCGTCCTCGTCCACGAGGCGGTCCACCACAGCGAGACCGACCGCGACGTGACGCCGGTCCGGGACCTGCCCTACGACACCCGCCGGGTCGACGACGAACTCGACGACCTGATCGACGACGTGATCGTCCGGACGACCGCGGCGTACAACCACCCCGACGGCCCCCACACTCGACCGGACGGCACGCCGATCCACCCCGAGGGGACCGGTTGTGGCTTCCTGCTAGATTTCGACGGCACCACCGTCTTCTGGACCGGCGACACCGACGTACTGGAGGGCCACGCCGAACTCGACGTGGACCTCTTGCTCGCGCCCATCGGCGGTACCTTCACGATGGACCGGGAGGCGGCCGCCGACCTCGCCGAGGCGATGGACCCCGGACTAGTCGTCCCCATCCACTACGACACCTTCCCCGAAATCGAGGCCGACGCCGAGGCGTTCGCGGACGACCTGGACACTCGTGGCGTGCCGGTTTCGCTGGACGCAGATGTGGGGAAACGGTAA
- the cutA gene encoding divalent-cation tolerance protein CutA — MPTVYVTAPPDSAADIAERLVEERLAACVNRFPCRSTYRWEGEVHDEDEEILLVKTTEGGCEAAKERIEELHPYDVPAIERFDSSAVSAEFADWLGESVGPTE, encoded by the coding sequence ATGCCGACAGTGTACGTGACGGCCCCGCCGGACTCGGCGGCCGATATCGCCGAGCGACTCGTCGAGGAACGGCTCGCGGCCTGCGTGAACCGCTTTCCCTGCCGGTCGACCTACCGCTGGGAGGGCGAGGTTCACGACGAGGACGAGGAGATCCTGCTGGTGAAGACGACCGAGGGCGGCTGCGAGGCCGCGAAAGAACGGATCGAAGAGTTACACCCATACGACGTACCCGCGATCGAGCGGTTCGACAGCTCCGCCGTCTCCGCCGAATTCGCCGACTGGCTCGGCGAGTCCGTCGGCCCGACGGAGTGA
- a CDS encoding metalloprotease: MRFSTRELLDLGVAWIALSVAFMIILLRPFYAFPIPVIVEQLALSFVTVGVAFLLHELAHKVVAIRFGQIAEFRADYGMLFVAIMGALIGFLFAAPGAVYHQGRSTLRENGLIALAGPITNLVLAALFAPLAFFASGFAASIGNLGLTINLFLAAFNMVPFGPLDGNTVKDWSLPVFVAVFVPSAALALWALFGLGLF, translated from the coding sequence ATCCGGTTTTCCACCCGCGAGCTGCTGGATCTCGGGGTCGCGTGGATCGCGCTGAGCGTCGCGTTCATGATCATCCTCCTGCGCCCGTTCTACGCGTTCCCCATCCCCGTCATCGTCGAACAGCTCGCGCTGAGTTTCGTCACGGTGGGCGTGGCCTTCCTCCTGCACGAACTGGCGCACAAGGTCGTCGCGATCCGGTTCGGACAGATCGCGGAGTTCCGGGCGGACTACGGCATGCTGTTCGTCGCGATCATGGGCGCGCTGATCGGCTTCCTCTTCGCCGCACCCGGCGCGGTCTACCACCAGGGGCGGTCGACGCTCCGCGAGAACGGCCTGATAGCGCTCGCCGGCCCGATAACGAATCTCGTTCTGGCGGCACTCTTCGCACCCCTCGCCTTCTTCGCGTCGGGATTCGCCGCTTCCATCGGGAACCTCGGGCTGACGATCAACCTCTTTCTCGCCGCGTTCAACATGGTGCCGTTCGGCCCGCTGGACGGGAACACCGTGAAGGACTGGAGCCTGCCGGTGTTCGTGGCCGTCTTCGTCCCCTCGGCCGCGCTCGCGCTCTGGGCGCTGTTCGGACTCGGGCTGTTCTGA
- a CDS encoding acyl-CoA thioesterase yields the protein MPDLMDTYIENRKMIQPNHANNLDTTHGGNVLKWMDEVGAMSAIRFAGSDVLTARMEQTNFRGPIPVGENALIESYVYETGDTSMRVRVRTFREDLRTAETELTTESHLVYVAIDEEFEPRSVPELTVSSERGEELRRVALENDENNDHGE from the coding sequence ATGCCGGATCTGATGGACACCTACATCGAGAACCGCAAGATGATCCAGCCCAACCACGCCAACAACCTCGACACCACTCACGGCGGGAACGTCCTGAAGTGGATGGACGAGGTGGGGGCGATGTCCGCGATCCGGTTCGCCGGTAGCGACGTGCTCACCGCCCGCATGGAACAGACCAACTTCCGCGGCCCCATCCCAGTCGGCGAGAACGCCCTCATCGAGAGCTACGTCTACGAGACCGGGGACACGAGCATGCGCGTCCGGGTCCGGACCTTCCGCGAGGACCTCCGGACCGCCGAGACGGAACTGACCACCGAGTCCCACCTCGTCTACGTCGCCATCGACGAGGAGTTCGAGCCCCGAAGCGTCCCGGAACTCACCGTGTCGAGCGAGCGCGGCGAGGAACTGCGACGGGTCGCGCTGGAGAACGACGAGAACAACGACCACGGCGAGTGA
- the ligA gene encoding ATP-dependent DNA ligase LigA has translation MEFAAFAERADEIEATSADLEIVSLVRDLFSVADDDLDTVARFVQGRVFPAHESTTLDIGPNLCYEAIARAAGHNVSADDVESRVAAVGDVGDVAAEYDFGGQQGLSAFGGTDDSAGLTVGEVESELQDLAAATGSGSQDRKLDRLFGLFNRCDPDEARYLARIVLSEMRIGVGEGTVRDATTEAFDVPVEAVERALQVTNDYGLVATVAREDGPSGLDDLHLEIGRPVQAMLAQAGTVTDAVESWGSVAVETKYDGARVQVHYDGDSVSLFSRNMEDVTDPLPEVVDFVEDSLTAPAILDGEVVAVDDDGDPLPFQEILRRFRRKHDVAKAQEEVEVELWAFDCLHADGEDLLDAPLADRHARLDTLLDSRVSTLAVTDDPDEIADIEADALDAGHEGIMLKDPDSPYSPGRRGKEWLKRKPDVETLDLVVTGAEWGEGRRAEFLGTFELSVRAGPDEFETIGKVATGITDEELAELTDLLEPKVRAEDGKTVEIDPSVVFEVGYEEIQTSPTYSSGYALRFPRYLGVREDKNPENADTLKRVERLADGE, from the coding sequence ATGGAGTTCGCCGCCTTCGCCGAGCGCGCCGACGAGATCGAGGCGACCTCGGCCGATCTGGAAATCGTCTCGCTCGTCCGAGACCTCTTTTCCGTCGCCGACGACGACCTCGACACCGTCGCCCGGTTCGTTCAGGGCCGGGTGTTCCCGGCCCACGAGTCGACGACGCTCGACATCGGTCCGAACCTCTGCTACGAGGCCATCGCCCGCGCGGCGGGCCACAACGTCTCCGCGGACGACGTGGAGTCCCGGGTCGCGGCCGTCGGCGACGTGGGCGACGTGGCAGCGGAGTACGACTTCGGCGGCCAGCAGGGACTGAGTGCGTTCGGCGGCACCGACGACTCGGCCGGTCTGACCGTCGGCGAGGTCGAATCGGAGTTGCAGGACCTCGCGGCGGCGACCGGGTCGGGCAGCCAGGACCGCAAGCTCGACCGTCTGTTCGGACTGTTCAACCGCTGTGATCCCGACGAGGCGCGCTATCTCGCTCGAATCGTCCTCTCGGAGATGCGTATCGGCGTCGGCGAGGGGACGGTCAGGGATGCTACCACGGAGGCCTTCGACGTCCCCGTCGAGGCGGTCGAGCGCGCGCTGCAGGTGACCAACGATTACGGACTGGTCGCCACTGTCGCACGCGAGGACGGGCCATCGGGCCTCGACGATCTGCATCTGGAAATCGGTCGGCCGGTACAGGCCATGCTCGCGCAGGCCGGTACCGTCACCGACGCCGTCGAGTCCTGGGGGTCCGTCGCCGTCGAGACCAAGTACGACGGGGCGCGCGTTCAGGTCCACTACGACGGGGACTCGGTGTCGCTTTTCTCCCGGAACATGGAGGACGTGACCGACCCGCTGCCGGAGGTCGTCGATTTCGTCGAGGACTCGCTCACCGCCCCGGCGATTCTGGACGGCGAGGTCGTCGCCGTGGACGACGACGGCGACCCGCTCCCGTTTCAGGAGATCCTGCGACGGTTCCGCCGGAAACACGACGTGGCGAAGGCCCAGGAGGAGGTAGAGGTCGAACTGTGGGCGTTCGACTGCCTCCACGCCGACGGCGAGGACCTGCTGGACGCCCCACTCGCCGACCGACACGCCCGCCTCGATACCCTCCTCGATTCGCGCGTCTCGACGCTCGCCGTTACCGACGATCCCGACGAGATCGCCGACATCGAGGCCGATGCCCTCGACGCGGGCCACGAGGGGATCATGCTGAAAGATCCCGACTCGCCGTACTCGCCGGGCCGGCGAGGAAAGGAGTGGCTCAAGCGCAAACCCGACGTGGAGACCCTCGACCTCGTGGTGACCGGAGCCGAGTGGGGCGAGGGCCGCCGGGCGGAATTTCTGGGGACCTTCGAACTCTCCGTTCGGGCCGGCCCCGACGAGTTCGAGACCATCGGCAAGGTGGCGACGGGCATCACCGACGAGGAACTGGCCGAGTTGACCGACCTGCTGGAACCGAAGGTTCGCGCCGAGGACGGCAAGACCGTCGAGATCGATCCCTCGGTGGTCTTCGAGGTGGGCTACGAGGAGATCCAGACCTCGCCGACCTATTCGTCGGGATATGCGCTCCGGTTCCCCCGCTATCTCGGCGTCCGCGAAGACAAGAACCCGGAGAACGCGGACACACTGAAGCGGGTCGAACGGCTGGCCGACGGCGAGTAA
- a CDS encoding gamma carbonic anhydrase family protein, with protein sequence MIRAFDGIEPTIADSAYVDPAATVIGDVTLEAEASVWPGTVLRGDHGEIVLREGANVQDNATLHEGVEIGPYATVGHNAIVHAATVEERAMVGMGAIVLDRSTIGTESLVGANSVVTEDTEVPESVLVAGQPAEVIKEVEDSIWQYAGDQYVEIAREHAETDEPIAEAHVPDDDSN encoded by the coding sequence ATGATCAGAGCTTTCGACGGGATCGAACCGACGATCGCCGACTCGGCGTACGTGGATCCGGCTGCGACGGTGATCGGTGACGTGACGCTGGAAGCGGAGGCGAGCGTCTGGCCGGGGACGGTCCTGCGTGGCGATCACGGCGAGATCGTCCTCCGGGAGGGTGCGAACGTCCAGGACAACGCGACGCTACACGAGGGCGTCGAGATCGGACCGTACGCGACGGTCGGACACAACGCCATCGTCCACGCCGCGACCGTCGAGGAGCGCGCGATGGTCGGCATGGGTGCGATCGTGCTCGACCGGTCGACCATCGGTACGGAGAGTCTGGTCGGTGCGAACAGCGTCGTCACCGAGGACACCGAGGTACCCGAATCGGTGCTGGTCGCGGGCCAGCCGGCGGAAGTGATCAAGGAGGTCGAGGACTCGATCTGGCAGTACGCGGGCGATCAGTACGTCGAGATCGCCAGGGAACACGCCGAAACCGACGAACCAATCGCCGAAGCGCACGTCCCCGACGATGACTCGAACTGA
- a CDS encoding DNA topoisomerase IV subunit A, whose translation MSTDTDTDGPNEADARERLIDLAAEFYDQFAEGEVPTMAIPTRTKSNIEYDEDKDVWVYGDRQSTRSAKTVSGAQKLLKATYVIDFLAQQLEQDRSSTLRELYYLSESFDHEEAQFNSQDESNQLIEDLEIVSDVRREEFHMRPEESGATVMGPLLIREQTRRGEREIHCQEDVGEGGYQIPNNPDTIEFLENDADFVLCVETGGMRDRLVENGFDEEYNCIVVHLKGQPARATRRLTKRLRDELGLPVTVFTDGDPWSYRIYGSVAYGSIKSAHLSEYLATPDAQFIGIQPADIVEYDLPTDPLSDSDVNALESELEDPRFQTDYWREQIELQLDIDKKAEQQSLASRGLDFVTETYLPERLDEMTVI comes from the coding sequence ATGAGTACCGACACAGACACCGACGGCCCGAACGAGGCCGACGCACGCGAGCGCCTGATCGATCTGGCAGCGGAGTTCTACGACCAGTTCGCCGAGGGCGAGGTCCCGACCATGGCGATTCCCACCCGGACGAAGTCCAACATCGAGTACGACGAGGACAAGGACGTCTGGGTGTACGGCGACCGACAGAGCACCCGCAGCGCGAAGACCGTAAGCGGCGCACAGAAGCTGCTGAAGGCCACCTACGTCATCGACTTCCTGGCCCAGCAACTCGAACAGGACCGTTCGTCCACCCTGCGTGAACTCTACTACCTCAGCGAGTCCTTCGACCACGAGGAGGCCCAGTTCAACAGTCAGGACGAATCGAACCAGCTGATCGAAGATCTGGAGATCGTCTCGGACGTGCGCCGCGAGGAGTTCCACATGCGCCCCGAGGAGTCCGGCGCGACCGTGATGGGCCCGCTCCTGATCCGCGAGCAGACCCGCCGCGGCGAGCGCGAGATCCACTGCCAGGAGGACGTGGGCGAAGGGGGGTACCAGATTCCGAACAACCCCGACACGATCGAATTCCTGGAGAACGACGCGGACTTCGTCCTCTGTGTGGAGACCGGTGGTATGCGTGACCGACTCGTCGAGAACGGGTTCGACGAGGAGTACAACTGCATCGTCGTCCACCTGAAGGGCCAGCCGGCGCGGGCGACCCGGCGGCTGACCAAGCGCCTCCGCGACGAACTCGGTCTCCCGGTGACGGTCTTCACTGACGGTGACCCCTGGTCGTACCGCATCTACGGCTCGGTCGCGTACGGGTCGATCAAGTCCGCGCACCTCTCGGAGTACCTGGCGACCCCAGACGCGCAGTTCATCGGCATCCAGCCCGCGGACATCGTCGAGTACGACCTCCCGACCGACCCCCTCTCGGACTCGGACGTGAACGCCCTCGAATCGGAACTGGAGGACCCGCGTTTCCAGACCGACTACTGGCGCGAACAGATCGAACTGCAACTGGACATCGACAAGAAGGCAGAACAGCAGAGTCTGGCCTCGCGTGGTCTGGACTTCGTGACGGAGACGTACCTGCCCGAGCGACTCGACGAGATGACCGTCATCTGA
- a CDS encoding CBS domain-containing protein, whose protein sequence is MELPTPEDLRERRNDLGLTQSELAERADVSQPLIARIEGGDVDPRLSTLRRIVNALEEAEGGILRAGDLMHSPVYGVEPDDSVMTAIEVMNQEGYSQLPVVRDDYPVGIVAHSDIRNSDEDDPGELPVADVMRESITTVTRDATVDEVETHLDHHEAVIVIENAEMVGIITDADVAAHIS, encoded by the coding sequence ATGGAGCTACCGACCCCCGAGGATCTCCGGGAGCGCCGGAACGATCTGGGGCTGACACAGAGCGAACTGGCCGAGCGTGCGGACGTGTCCCAGCCGCTGATCGCCCGGATCGAGGGTGGGGACGTGGACCCGCGGCTCTCGACGCTGCGCCGGATCGTCAATGCACTGGAGGAGGCCGAGGGCGGCATCCTCCGTGCGGGTGACCTGATGCACAGCCCGGTCTACGGCGTCGAACCCGACGACAGCGTCATGACCGCCATCGAAGTGATGAACCAGGAAGGGTACTCCCAGCTTCCGGTCGTCCGGGACGACTACCCAGTCGGCATCGTCGCTCACAGCGACATCCGCAACTCCGACGAGGACGACCCCGGTGAACTCCCCGTGGCCGACGTGATGCGGGAGTCGATCACCACCGTGACCAGAGATGCCACGGTCGACGAGGTCGAGACCCACCTCGACCACCACGAGGCCGTCATCGTGATCGAAAACGCCGAGATGGTCGGCATCATCACCGACGCCGACGTGGCCGCCCACATCAGCTGA
- a CDS encoding DUF555 domain-containing protein, whose product MNYLVVMEAAWLVRDVEDIDDAIGVAVSEAGKRLNDQDMDYVEVDVGATGCPACGEPFDSAFIAADTALVGLVLEMKVFNAENTEHAQRIGKSEVGGALRDVPLSVVETIEFEEDEEADASAGA is encoded by the coding sequence ATGAACTACCTCGTAGTGATGGAAGCCGCCTGGTTGGTCCGGGACGTAGAGGACATCGACGACGCCATCGGTGTCGCAGTCAGCGAAGCAGGCAAACGCCTCAACGATCAGGACATGGACTACGTCGAGGTCGACGTGGGAGCGACGGGCTGTCCTGCCTGTGGCGAACCGTTCGACTCCGCCTTCATCGCGGCTGACACCGCCCTCGTCGGCCTGGTGCTGGAGATGAAGGTGTTCAACGCCGAGAACACCGAACACGCCCAGCGCATCGGGAAGAGCGAAGTCGGCGGTGCCCTGCGCGACGTGCCGCTCTCGGTCGTCGAGACCATCGAGTTCGAGGAAGACGAGGAAGCCGACGCCTCCGCCGGCGCCTGA
- a CDS encoding DUF3828 domain-containing protein, with product MDRASRRGYLAGLVGVAALSGCQDVLDRTETSGGSDQTDDDDDEIAEEPEQVHAVETFYAALDAGRFDVANRLLHNESTQPRVTEEQYGHLDAGSVSTASTELIDENEDSAVVRTNVRASATDPNREVDTTVDIELRIENGEWKLYSVRPADTSTETPVTGEEEVVEPTPDQEPTPDSGPAPTGDPALVVREFYAALDDGNRTAANDLIHSEARNIEVTRETAEAMVDASLAAENVSVVEAGADSATVEATVIFSQAGTEEEQSNRVRIELRAEDGRWKIYASGRAS from the coding sequence ATGGACAGGGCATCACGGCGTGGCTACCTCGCCGGTCTCGTCGGTGTCGCGGCACTGAGCGGGTGTCAGGACGTTCTCGACCGAACCGAAACCAGTGGCGGGTCCGACCAGACGGACGATGACGACGACGAGATAGCGGAGGAACCGGAGCAAGTGCACGCAGTCGAGACGTTCTACGCCGCACTCGACGCGGGCCGTTTCGACGTGGCTAACAGACTGTTACACAACGAGAGCACGCAACCACGGGTGACGGAAGAGCAGTACGGGCATCTCGACGCGGGGTCCGTCTCGACCGCGTCGACGGAACTGATCGACGAGAACGAGGACAGTGCCGTGGTGCGGACGAACGTCCGCGCGTCGGCGACGGATCCGAACCGCGAAGTCGACACCACGGTCGACATCGAACTCCGGATCGAAAACGGCGAGTGGAAGCTCTACTCGGTGCGACCGGCCGACACCTCGACCGAGACGCCGGTTACCGGGGAAGAGGAAGTGGTGGAACCGACGCCGGACCAGGAGCCGACGCCCGACTCCGGCCCCGCACCGACGGGCGACCCGGCGCTCGTGGTCCGGGAGTTCTACGCCGCGCTCGACGACGGGAACCGGACCGCTGCGAACGATCTGATCCACAGCGAGGCACGGAACATCGAGGTGACCCGGGAGACGGCCGAGGCGATGGTCGACGCGTCACTGGCCGCCGAGAACGTGAGCGTGGTCGAGGCGGGAGCCGACTCCGCGACGGTCGAAGCCACGGTGATCTTCTCGCAGGCAGGCACCGAGGAGGAACAGTCGAACCGGGTCCGGATCGAACTCCGGGCGGAAGACGGGCGCTGGAAGATCTACGCGTCGGGGCGGGCGAGCTGA